Proteins encoded together in one Geothermobacter ehrlichii window:
- a CDS encoding CBS domain-containing protein: MLTAGEIMTREVYTVAPETSVDDLAKMFVELNKNALPVVDDDGVLVGLVSQNDLIEQDKPLHIPTVISLFDAVIYLEGEKRFREQVERMTARTVEEICRKDPVTCRESTPVAEVAQLMVDHAAHLVPVVDDEGRVVGVVARLDIIRSMNL, encoded by the coding sequence ATGCTGACCGCAGGTGAAATCATGACCCGCGAGGTGTACACCGTCGCCCCTGAAACCTCGGTCGACGATCTGGCGAAGATGTTCGTCGAGCTGAACAAGAACGCCCTGCCGGTGGTCGATGACGACGGGGTTCTGGTCGGACTGGTATCGCAGAACGACCTGATCGAACAGGACAAGCCGCTGCACATCCCGACCGTGATCAGTCTGTTCGACGCCGTCATCTACCTCGAAGGCGAAAAGCGCTTCCGCGAGCAGGTCGAACGGATGACCGCCCGTACGGTGGAGGAAATCTGCCGGAAGGACCCGGTGACCTGCCGCGAGTCGACGCCGGTGGCCGAGGTGGCGCAACTGATGGTCGACCATGCCGCCCACCTGGTGCCGGTGGTCGATGACGAAGGCCGGGTGGTCGGGGTGGTGGCCCGCCTCGACATCATCCGCTCGATGAACCTATGA
- the lpdA gene encoding dihydrolipoyl dehydrogenase — translation MKEFDIAVIGAGPGGYVAAIQAAQAGAGVCVIENDRPGGTCLNRGCIPTKALFSTAQMLNRLRHAADHGIDVGEPAFDYARAAERKDRVVAQLVNGVEQLLKGNGVEIFRGFASLEGPGRIRIRRQGVVGHIQARNIIIATGSLPAVPKALAVDGRNILTSTEILAIKELPESLLVVGGGYIGCEFASIFSTFGCKVTVVEALPSILANTDRQAVREVEKAFRQQGVQVLTKTAVEGLEVGDGQVTARLSGGESLTVEKVLVAIGRRPNTEGLALDSAGVATDERGAIVVDEGMRTSAEGIFAIGDVTGGIQLAHVASYQAGIAVKNALGGDARADYRVVPSSIFTLPEVSQVGLSEEQCKQQGIEVSVGRFAYMATSKAVCEGEVQGSIKLIAEKASGRILGAAIAGADASTLIAEIGAAMAAGMTAGQLGEVIHAHPTLPEMVKEAAEDVEGKAVHKVGRRKK, via the coding sequence ATGAAAGAGTTCGATATTGCGGTGATCGGAGCCGGACCCGGCGGCTATGTGGCGGCGATACAGGCGGCCCAGGCCGGTGCCGGCGTGTGCGTGATCGAAAACGACCGCCCCGGCGGTACCTGCCTCAACCGGGGCTGCATTCCCACCAAGGCCCTGTTCAGCACGGCGCAGATGCTGAACAGGCTGCGGCATGCCGCCGACCACGGCATCGATGTTGGTGAACCCGCTTTCGACTATGCCCGGGCCGCCGAACGCAAGGACAGGGTGGTGGCGCAGCTGGTCAATGGCGTGGAGCAGCTGCTCAAGGGGAACGGCGTCGAGATTTTCCGCGGTTTTGCCTCGCTGGAAGGCCCCGGCCGGATTCGCATCCGGCGCCAGGGGGTGGTCGGCCACATCCAGGCCCGCAACATCATTATCGCCACCGGCTCGCTGCCGGCGGTGCCGAAGGCGCTGGCGGTGGACGGGCGAAATATTTTGACCAGTACCGAAATTCTTGCTATCAAGGAGCTTCCCGAAAGCCTGCTGGTAGTCGGCGGTGGTTACATAGGGTGTGAATTCGCCAGCATTTTTTCCACCTTCGGCTGCAAGGTGACGGTGGTCGAGGCCTTGCCCTCCATTCTCGCCAATACCGACCGGCAGGCGGTGCGCGAGGTGGAAAAGGCCTTCAGGCAGCAGGGGGTGCAGGTTCTGACCAAGACCGCCGTCGAAGGGCTCGAGGTCGGCGACGGCCAGGTGACGGCGCGGCTTTCCGGTGGTGAGAGCCTGACCGTGGAGAAGGTGCTGGTCGCCATCGGCCGTCGGCCCAACACCGAGGGGCTGGCGCTGGACAGCGCCGGGGTCGCCACCGACGAGCGCGGCGCCATCGTCGTCGACGAGGGGATGCGCACCAGTGCCGAGGGGATTTTCGCCATCGGCGATGTCACCGGCGGTATCCAGCTGGCCCATGTCGCCAGCTATCAGGCCGGCATCGCCGTGAAGAACGCCCTCGGCGGCGATGCCCGGGCCGACTACCGGGTGGTTCCCAGTTCGATCTTCACCCTGCCGGAAGTGAGCCAGGTCGGATTGAGCGAGGAGCAGTGCAAGCAGCAGGGGATCGAGGTTTCGGTGGGGCGCTTCGCCTACATGGCGACCAGCAAGGCGGTCTGTGAAGGCGAGGTTCAGGGTTCGATCAAGCTGATCGCCGAAAAGGCATCGGGGCGCATCCTCGGTGCCGCCATCGCCGGGGCCGATGCCTCGACCCTGATCGCCGAGATCGGCGCCGCCATGGCGGCCGGCATGACGGCCGGGCAGCTGGGTGAGGTGATCCACGCGCATCCGACTCTGCCGGAGATGGTCAAGGAGGCGGCCGAGGATGTCGAAGGCAAGGCCGTCCACAAGGTCGGCCGCCGCAAAAAATGA
- a CDS encoding NAD(P)H-hydrate dehydratase: MRVLTAEQMRDLDRQAIEEIGIPGLVLMENAGRASAEALLRAFADRCCAPVLILCGKGNNGGDGFVVARHLRNRELKVEVLVLAPREKIGGDAAVNLAILERCGQTVRFVPDDESLAAALVDARAGLIVDALFGTGLSSEVRGHYRRAIDWINASGLPVVAIDIPSGVDAGNGHILGRAVQADLTLTFAAAKLGHLLSPGAQCCGRLEVIDIGIPKHLRPRPDDLHLWTRWEEAATLLPERPATGHKGTFGHLLVIAGSRGKTGAAILAAEAGLRGGCGLLTLATAASAQPVVAAALAEAMTEPLADDDGGISVDALPAVRRLLEGKAALALGPGLGQTPRTAAFVRQLVADCGLPLVLDADALNLLAADLSVLAPGRRIPPVMTPHPGEMARLVGCSVAEVEQDRVAVARTFAVRHGVVLVLKGAPTLVAAPDGRIGINGSGGPVLATAGSGDVLTGLIGALIAQGLAPFEAARLGCYLHGLAGDRLARRHGAAGVLAGDICRELPAARAALNPKGETAC, from the coding sequence ATGCGTGTGCTGACCGCTGAACAGATGCGCGATCTCGACCGGCAGGCGATCGAGGAGATCGGTATTCCCGGTCTGGTGCTGATGGAAAACGCCGGTCGCGCCAGCGCCGAAGCGCTGCTGCGCGCCTTTGCCGACCGCTGCTGCGCGCCGGTGCTGATCCTCTGCGGCAAGGGCAACAACGGCGGCGACGGCTTCGTTGTCGCCCGGCATCTGCGCAACCGGGAACTGAAGGTTGAGGTGCTGGTCCTGGCGCCGCGCGAAAAGATCGGCGGCGACGCCGCCGTCAATCTGGCCATTCTCGAACGCTGCGGGCAGACGGTCCGCTTCGTTCCCGACGACGAGAGCCTCGCCGCGGCGCTGGTGGATGCCCGTGCCGGCCTGATTGTCGACGCCCTGTTCGGCACCGGCCTCTCGTCCGAGGTGCGGGGGCATTACCGGCGGGCCATCGACTGGATCAACGCCAGCGGCCTGCCCGTCGTCGCCATCGACATTCCTTCCGGGGTTGATGCCGGCAACGGACACATTCTCGGCCGCGCCGTGCAGGCCGATCTGACCCTCACCTTCGCCGCCGCCAAGCTGGGGCATCTGCTGTCGCCCGGTGCGCAGTGCTGCGGCCGGCTGGAAGTGATCGACATCGGCATTCCGAAGCATTTGCGCCCCCGGCCCGACGACCTTCATCTCTGGACCCGGTGGGAGGAAGCCGCCACCCTGCTCCCCGAGCGGCCGGCGACCGGCCACAAGGGGACTTTCGGTCATCTGCTGGTGATCGCCGGATCGCGCGGCAAGACCGGCGCCGCCATCCTGGCCGCCGAAGCCGGGCTGCGCGGCGGCTGCGGTCTACTGACTCTCGCCACGGCGGCGTCCGCACAGCCGGTGGTCGCCGCGGCCCTGGCCGAGGCCATGACCGAGCCCCTGGCCGATGACGACGGCGGCATCAGCGTCGACGCCCTGCCGGCGGTGAGGCGCCTGCTGGAGGGCAAGGCGGCCCTGGCCCTGGGGCCGGGACTCGGCCAGACGCCGCGAACCGCCGCCTTCGTGCGGCAGCTGGTGGCGGACTGTGGACTACCGCTGGTGCTTGATGCCGATGCCCTCAATCTGCTGGCCGCCGACCTGTCGGTTCTGGCGCCCGGCCGCCGGATTCCCCCGGTCATGACGCCGCATCCGGGGGAGATGGCACGCCTGGTCGGCTGTTCCGTCGCCGAGGTCGAGCAGGATCGGGTCGCTGTCGCCCGGACCTTCGCCGTCCGCCACGGCGTGGTTCTGGTGCTCAAGGGGGCACCGACCCTGGTGGCGGCGCCGGACGGGCGGATCGGCATCAACGGCAGCGGCGGCCCGGTTCTCGCTACCGCCGGCAGCGGCGATGTCCTCACCGGCCTGATCGGCGCGCTCATCGCCCAGGGGCTGGCGCCTTTCGAGGCCGCCCGTCTCGGATGTTACCTGCACGGATTGGCCGGGGACCGGCTGGCCAGGCGGCACGGCGCCGCCGGCGTGCTGGCAGGCGACATCTGCCGCGAATTGCCCGCCGCCCGGGCGGCCCTGAATCCGAAAGGAGAGACAGCATGCTGA
- a CDS encoding aspartate kinase, with protein sequence MALVVQKYGGTSVGSIERIRNVARRVAKTYDEGNDVVVIVSAMAGETNRLVALTQEICEIPDEREYDVVVSTGEQVTIGLLAMCLKSMGYKAKSYLGHQIPIMTDRAHAKARIASIDESRMRADLEKGTIIIVAGFQGIDEEGNITTLGRGGSDTSAVAVAAALKADVCEIYTDVDGVYTTDPRIVENASKIEKISYDEMLEMASLGAKVLQIRSVEFAKKYGVVIHVRSSFNDNSGTLVMKEDADMETVLVSGVTYNKDEAKISVLRVPDKPGIASQLFSPLSDANITVDMIIQNVSIDGHTDMTFTVPRADYKKALQIVEAAAGEIGASEVRSDDSIAKVSIVGVGMRSHSGIASKMFQTLSQEGINIEMISTSEIKVSCVIDAKYTELAVRVLHEAFGLGNEDVKEEKL encoded by the coding sequence ATGGCTTTGGTTGTCCAGAAGTACGGCGGCACCTCGGTCGGCAGTATCGAGCGTATCCGCAATGTCGCCCGCAGGGTCGCCAAGACCTATGATGAAGGCAACGACGTGGTGGTCATCGTCTCCGCCATGGCGGGGGAGACCAACCGTCTTGTTGCCCTGACCCAGGAAATCTGCGAGATTCCCGACGAGAGGGAATACGATGTGGTTGTTTCCACCGGCGAGCAGGTCACCATCGGTCTGCTGGCCATGTGCCTGAAGAGCATGGGCTACAAGGCCAAGAGCTATCTCGGCCACCAGATCCCCATCATGACCGACCGCGCCCACGCCAAGGCACGCATCGCCAGCATCGACGAAAGCCGCATGCGCGCCGATCTGGAAAAGGGCACGATCATCATCGTCGCCGGCTTCCAGGGCATCGACGAAGAAGGAAACATCACCACTCTCGGCCGCGGCGGTTCCGACACCTCGGCCGTCGCCGTAGCCGCCGCCCTGAAGGCGGATGTCTGCGAGATCTACACCGATGTCGACGGGGTCTACACTACCGATCCGCGCATCGTCGAGAATGCCTCCAAGATCGAAAAGATTTCCTACGACGAAATGCTCGAGATGGCATCGCTCGGTGCCAAGGTGCTGCAGATTCGCAGTGTCGAGTTCGCCAAGAAATACGGCGTGGTCATCCATGTCCGTTCGAGTTTCAACGACAATTCAGGGACCCTGGTCATGAAGGAGGATGCCGATATGGAAACCGTTCTGGTTTCGGGAGTGACCTACAACAAGGACGAGGCCAAGATTTCCGTTTTGCGGGTGCCCGACAAGCCGGGTATCGCCTCGCAGCTTTTCAGCCCCCTGTCGGACGCCAATATCACCGTCGACATGATCATCCAGAACGTCTCGATCGACGGCCACACCGACATGACCTTCACCGTGCCGCGGGCCGACTACAAGAAGGCGCTGCAGATCGTCGAGGCGGCCGCCGGCGAGATCGGTGCCAGCGAGGTGCGCAGCGACGATTCCATCGCCAAGGTCTCCATCGTCGGCGTCGGCATGCGGTCCCACTCGGGCATCGCCAGCAAGATGTTCCAGACCCTGTCGCAGGAGGGGATCAACATCGAGATGATCTCGACCAGCGAAATCAAGGTTTCCTGTGTCATCGACGCCAAGTACACCGAGCTGGCGGTTCGCGTGCTGCACGAGGCCTTCGGCCTGGGCAACGAAGACGTCAAGGAAGAGAAGCTCTGA
- the glmM gene encoding phosphoglucosamine mutase: protein MKKRLFGTDGVRGVANIHPMTTEIAMQLGRAAAHIFRDSDRRHRIVIGKDTRLSGYMIENALAAGICSMGVDVLLVGPLPTPGIAFITASMRADAGVVISASHNPYQDNGIKFFSRDGFKLPDEQELRIEELIFSNSIDALRPTAGEVGKAFRVDDAGGRYVVFLKNTFPRELDLEGLKIVLDCANGAAYKVAPAVLSELGAELVLLGVSPDGTNINRDCGSLHPEGIAAAVREHGADLGIALDGDADRVIFVDEKGDEVDGDHIMAICATDMLRRDALEKKTLVATVMSNMGLEIALRRVGGEVVRTAVGDRYVVEEMRRGGYNLGGEQSGHMIFLDHNTTGDGLLSALQVLAIMQRSGRPLSELASVMTALPQVLVNVRVREKKDLRQVPALDAMLSDTERRLEGRGRVLVRYSGTEPLLRIMLEGEDEKEITDLADAMAEAVRREIGSETGEVI from the coding sequence ATGAAGAAACGCCTCTTTGGAACCGACGGTGTGCGCGGGGTGGCCAACATTCACCCGATGACCACCGAGATCGCCATGCAGCTCGGGCGCGCCGCCGCCCACATTTTCAGGGACAGTGACCGTCGGCACCGGATCGTCATCGGCAAGGACACCCGGCTGTCGGGCTACATGATCGAGAACGCGCTGGCCGCCGGCATCTGCTCGATGGGAGTGGACGTGCTGCTGGTCGGCCCCCTGCCGACGCCCGGCATCGCCTTCATCACCGCGTCGATGCGCGCCGACGCCGGGGTGGTCATTTCCGCCTCCCACAACCCCTACCAGGACAACGGCATCAAGTTCTTCTCGCGCGACGGCTTCAAGCTGCCGGACGAGCAGGAGCTCAGAATCGAGGAACTGATCTTCTCCAACAGCATCGACGCGCTGCGGCCGACCGCCGGGGAGGTCGGCAAGGCCTTCCGGGTCGATGATGCCGGCGGGCGGTACGTGGTCTTTCTGAAAAACACCTTCCCCCGCGAACTCGATCTGGAGGGGCTGAAAATCGTGCTCGACTGCGCCAACGGAGCCGCCTACAAAGTGGCGCCGGCGGTACTGTCGGAGCTCGGCGCCGAGCTGGTTCTGCTCGGGGTTTCGCCCGACGGCACCAACATCAACCGCGACTGCGGGAGCCTGCATCCGGAGGGGATCGCCGCCGCCGTGCGCGAGCATGGTGCCGATCTCGGTATCGCCCTCGACGGTGACGCCGACCGGGTGATCTTTGTCGACGAAAAAGGGGACGAGGTCGACGGCGACCATATCATGGCGATCTGCGCCACCGACATGTTGCGTCGCGACGCCTTGGAGAAGAAGACCCTGGTGGCGACGGTGATGAGCAACATGGGGCTGGAAATCGCCCTGCGTCGGGTCGGCGGCGAGGTCGTGCGCACTGCCGTCGGTGACCGTTACGTGGTCGAAGAGATGCGCCGGGGGGGCTACAATCTCGGCGGCGAGCAGTCGGGACACATGATTTTTCTCGATCACAACACCACCGGCGACGGTCTGCTGTCGGCGCTGCAGGTGCTGGCGATCATGCAGCGCAGTGGCAGACCCCTTTCGGAGCTGGCGTCGGTGATGACCGCGCTGCCGCAGGTGCTGGTCAACGTGCGCGTGCGCGAGAAGAAGGATCTGCGCCAGGTGCCTGCTCTCGATGCGATGCTGTCTGACACCGAACGTCGGCTCGAAGGCCGAGGCCGGGTTCTGGTCCGCTATTCCGGGACCGAACCGCTGCTGCGCATCATGCTCGAAGGCGAGGACGAAAAAGAGATCACCGACCTGGCGGACGCCATGGCCGAGGCGGTGCGGCGCGAGATCGGAAGCGAAACGGGGGAGGTGATCTGA
- the tsaE gene encoding tRNA (adenosine(37)-N6)-threonylcarbamoyltransferase complex ATPase subunit type 1 TsaE, which produces MSTDWQLASHSDEATRACGRFFGRTAAAGDALFLCGELGAGKTCFAKGVAEGLGVPASVPVTSPSYTLLNLYQGRLPLYHFDLYRLGDPDELLQIGFDECLYGQGVTLVEWLDRFPDLQPDGLLVRLDYGTGAGERHLSFTARGTQAAAWLQRARQLLAETEERP; this is translated from the coding sequence ATGAGCACTGACTGGCAGCTGGCAAGCCACAGCGATGAAGCGACCCGCGCCTGCGGCCGTTTTTTCGGACGGACCGCGGCGGCCGGCGACGCACTCTTTCTCTGCGGCGAACTTGGTGCCGGCAAGACCTGTTTCGCCAAGGGCGTGGCCGAGGGGCTGGGCGTGCCGGCTTCGGTGCCGGTGACCAGCCCGTCCTACACCCTGCTCAACCTTTACCAGGGGCGCCTTCCCCTCTACCATTTCGATCTCTATCGGCTCGGTGATCCCGACGAGCTGCTTCAGATCGGGTTCGATGAATGCCTCTACGGCCAGGGGGTGACCCTGGTCGAGTGGCTCGATCGCTTTCCCGATCTGCAGCCCGACGGGCTGCTGGTCCGGCTGGACTACGGCACCGGCGCCGGGGAGCGACATCTGTCATTCACGGCCAGGGGGACGCAGGCGGCCGCCTGGCTGCAGCGCGCCAGACAGTTGCTGGCGGAAACGGAAGAGAGGCCATGA
- a CDS encoding pyridoxine 5'-phosphate synthase — MALLGVNVDHVATIRQARGGSEPDPVTAAALAELAGASGITVHLREDRRHIQDRDVRLLRQTVQTRLNLEMAATDEMVGIALDILPDSVTLVPERREELTTEGGLDVCLHRNLIRRQVGLLKQGGISVSLFIDPDIEQVKAAHRVGADFIEIHTGAYCEARAADQQRRELEKIETALRAGRKLGLGVNAGHGLNYQNVRAVARMSGFHEFNIGHSIVSRAVLVGMERAVREMVALVEG, encoded by the coding sequence ATGGCTCTGCTCGGTGTCAACGTCGATCATGTGGCGACCATCCGCCAGGCCCGCGGCGGCAGTGAGCCGGACCCGGTGACGGCCGCCGCCCTGGCCGAACTGGCGGGGGCCAGCGGCATCACCGTGCACCTGCGCGAGGACCGGCGGCACATTCAGGACCGGGACGTGCGCCTGCTGCGGCAGACCGTGCAGACCCGCCTCAATCTCGAGATGGCGGCGACCGACGAGATGGTCGGTATCGCCCTGGACATTCTGCCCGACAGCGTTACCCTGGTGCCGGAGCGGCGCGAGGAACTGACCACCGAGGGCGGGCTTGACGTCTGCCTGCATCGCAACCTGATCCGGAGGCAGGTCGGGCTTCTGAAACAGGGCGGCATCAGCGTCAGCCTGTTCATCGATCCGGACATCGAACAGGTCAAGGCGGCGCATCGGGTCGGGGCCGATTTCATCGAGATCCACACAGGCGCCTACTGCGAGGCCCGCGCTGCCGACCAGCAGCGCCGGGAGCTGGAAAAGATCGAGACCGCGCTGCGGGCCGGCAGAAAGCTGGGGCTGGGGGTCAATGCCGGCCATGGTCTCAACTACCAGAATGTCCGGGCCGTAGCGCGCATGAGCGGTTTTCACGAGTTCAACATCGGCCACAGCATCGTCTCCCGCGCGGTGCTGGTCGGCATGGAACGGGCGGTCCGGGAGATGGTCGCCCTGGTCGAGGGATGA
- a CDS encoding CdaR family protein — protein MFESLTQNWLLKLVSLVFALMLWFFVMGERKQEIGFPVPLNLVNIPEGLMVANEVPNLIDVRISGPRTLLMNLSPQDISISVDLRDLKPGVTSFKRLDERLNIPTALKVTRLSPSYVDVKLERIRQKKVPVKVLLQGEPPEGYRLGEVKVRPGLVTVEGAESELKDVSEVETEPVDLSQSRESFTLMVPVVYRGKFTYLKEETAVEVRVAIEGPKPPAGGLVEQIPADAAASSKKDMKEK, from the coding sequence ATGTTCGAGAGTCTGACGCAGAACTGGTTGCTCAAGCTGGTGTCCCTGGTATTCGCCCTGATGCTCTGGTTTTTTGTCATGGGCGAGCGCAAGCAGGAGATCGGCTTTCCCGTTCCCCTCAACCTGGTCAACATCCCCGAGGGTCTGATGGTGGCCAACGAGGTGCCCAACCTGATCGATGTCCGCATCAGCGGGCCGCGCACCCTGCTGATGAATCTGAGCCCGCAGGACATCAGCATCTCCGTCGATCTGCGCGACCTGAAGCCGGGCGTGACCTCGTTCAAGCGGCTGGACGAACGTCTCAACATTCCCACCGCCCTGAAGGTGACCCGCCTGTCGCCTTCGTACGTCGATGTCAAGCTCGAGCGGATCCGCCAGAAGAAGGTGCCGGTCAAGGTGCTGCTCCAGGGCGAGCCGCCCGAGGGCTACCGTCTCGGCGAGGTGAAGGTCAGGCCGGGGCTGGTGACGGTCGAGGGGGCGGAGAGCGAACTGAAGGATGTCAGTGAGGTGGAGACCGAGCCGGTCGACCTTTCCCAGTCCCGGGAAAGTTTCACCCTGATGGTGCCGGTCGTCTACCGCGGCAAGTTCACCTATCTCAAGGAGGAGACCGCGGTCGAGGTTCGGGTCGCCATCGAAGGACCGAAGCCGCCGGCCGGGGGGTTGGTCGAACAGATTCCGGCCGACGCCGCCGCCTCTTCGAAAAAGGACATGAAGGAGAAATGA
- the cimA gene encoding citramalate synthase produces the protein MSQIYLYDTTLRDGTQSEDISFLVADKVRIAQLLDELGIHYIEGGWPGSNPKDIAFFKEIRKVELKQAKIAAFGSTRRARTTPAKDTNIRTLIQAEPDTITIFGKTWDFHVREALRISLEENLELIYDSLAYLKEHVDEVVYDAEHFFDGYKANPEYAIKTLEAAERAGADCIVLCDTNGGTLPFEIGRIIDQVRKQIRTPLGIHAHNDSECAVANSLVAVEHGIVHVQGTINGFGERCGNANLCSIAPALNLKMDRPCMSEEQLRNLRIVSRTVYELANLVPNKHQPYVGNSAFAHKGGVHVSAIQRHPETYEHIRPEKVGNITRVLVSDLSGKSNILAKAEEFNINLDSKDPVTQEILENIKDLENQGFQFEGAEASFELLMRRALGTMRHFFSVLGFRVIDYRGHGDARPLSEATVRVKVGGRIEHTAAEGQGPVNALDNAMRKALESFYPQLKDMRLFDYKVRVLPTGKGTASVTRVLIESGDRLARWGTVGVSDNIIDASYQALVDAYQYKLLQHQERQNRQD, from the coding sequence ATGAGCCAGATTTACCTGTACGACACCACCCTTCGCGACGGCACCCAATCGGAGGACATCTCCTTTCTGGTGGCCGACAAGGTGCGCATCGCCCAGCTGCTCGACGAGCTGGGCATTCATTACATCGAGGGAGGATGGCCCGGGTCCAATCCGAAGGATATCGCCTTTTTCAAGGAGATCCGCAAGGTCGAACTGAAGCAGGCCAAAATCGCCGCCTTCGGTTCGACCCGCCGCGCCAGGACGACCCCGGCCAAGGACACCAACATCCGCACCCTGATCCAGGCCGAGCCGGACACGATCACCATTTTCGGCAAGACCTGGGATTTCCACGTGCGCGAGGCGCTGCGCATCAGTCTGGAGGAAAACCTCGAGCTGATCTACGATTCTCTCGCCTATCTCAAGGAGCATGTCGACGAGGTCGTCTACGATGCCGAACACTTCTTCGACGGCTACAAGGCAAATCCCGAGTACGCCATCAAGACCCTGGAGGCGGCCGAGCGGGCGGGCGCCGACTGCATCGTTCTGTGCGACACCAACGGCGGCACGCTTCCCTTCGAAATCGGACGGATCATCGATCAGGTCCGAAAGCAGATCAGGACCCCTCTTGGCATTCACGCCCACAACGACAGTGAATGCGCCGTGGCCAACTCCCTGGTCGCCGTCGAACACGGCATCGTCCACGTGCAGGGGACCATCAACGGCTTCGGCGAGCGTTGCGGCAACGCTAATCTCTGTTCGATCGCGCCGGCGCTGAACCTGAAGATGGACCGGCCCTGCATGAGTGAGGAGCAGCTGCGCAACCTGCGCATCGTTTCCCGCACCGTCTACGAGCTGGCCAACCTGGTCCCCAACAAGCACCAGCCCTACGTCGGCAATTCAGCTTTCGCCCACAAGGGCGGGGTGCACGTTTCGGCCATCCAGCGCCATCCCGAAACCTACGAGCACATCCGGCCGGAGAAGGTCGGCAACATCACCCGGGTGCTGGTTTCCGATCTGTCCGGCAAGTCGAACATCCTGGCCAAGGCCGAGGAATTCAACATCAATCTCGACAGCAAGGATCCGGTGACCCAGGAGATTCTCGAAAACATCAAGGACCTCGAGAACCAGGGCTTCCAGTTCGAAGGCGCCGAAGCCTCCTTCGAACTGCTGATGCGGCGGGCCCTCGGCACCATGCGACATTTCTTTTCGGTTCTCGGCTTCAGGGTCATCGACTATCGCGGACATGGTGATGCCCGGCCGCTGTCGGAGGCGACGGTGCGGGTCAAGGTCGGCGGCCGGATCGAACACACCGCCGCCGAAGGGCAGGGGCCCGTCAACGCCTTGGACAACGCCATGCGCAAGGCCCTCGAGAGCTTCTATCCGCAGCTGAAGGACATGCGTCTGTTCGACTACAAGGTGCGGGTATTGCCGACCGGCAAGGGGACCGCTTCGGTCACGCGGGTGCTTATCGAATCGGGCGACAGGCTCGCGCGCTGGGGGACGGTCGGCGTGAGCGACAATATCATCGACGCCTCCTACCAGGCCCTGGTCGATGCCTACCAGTACAAGCTGTTGCAACACCAGGAACGCCAGAATCGGCAGGACTGA
- the acpS gene encoding holo-ACP synthase, whose translation MNPGRAATVGLGVDLVRVSRFRRFLDGSRQGVLERLFTPDERAYCLARRDPAPHLAARFAAKEALLKAFGLGLRDGLSWQDMEVVRDELGKPSFHLSGRAAQLLAERGLRPPLLSYSHDGDYAMATVILEASCVC comes from the coding sequence ATGAATCCCGGTCGCGCCGCCACGGTCGGGCTCGGGGTCGACCTGGTGCGCGTCTCCCGCTTCCGGCGTTTTCTCGACGGATCCCGGCAGGGGGTTCTCGAGCGGCTGTTCACCCCCGACGAAAGGGCCTACTGCCTGGCGCGCCGCGATCCGGCGCCGCACCTGGCCGCCCGTTTTGCGGCCAAGGAGGCCCTGCTCAAGGCCTTCGGTCTCGGACTGCGCGACGGCCTCAGCTGGCAGGACATGGAGGTCGTTCGCGACGAACTGGGCAAGCCCTCCTTCCATCTTTCCGGCCGGGCCGCGCAACTGCTGGCGGAGCGCGGCCTGCGGCCGCCTCTGCTCTCCTACAGTCACGACGGTGACTACGCCATGGCAACTGTTATACTGGAGGCGTCATGCGTGTGCTGA